Proteins encoded together in one Variovorax paradoxus window:
- a CDS encoding MarR family winged helix-turn-helix transcriptional regulator, with product MPSPQSKDEMLKLDNQLCFAVYSASLAMTRLYKPVLEKLQLTYPQYLVMLALWEQDGPTVSALGERLSLDSGTLTPLLKRLEANGYVARVRDVADERRVHITLTAAGRKLKARAANVPECLMAAAQCSVPELISLTQQIQALRDRIKKAA from the coding sequence ATGCCCTCCCCCCAATCCAAAGACGAAATGCTCAAGCTGGATAACCAGCTCTGCTTCGCCGTCTACTCAGCCTCCTTGGCCATGACCCGCCTCTACAAGCCGGTCCTGGAAAAGCTGCAGCTCACCTACCCCCAATACCTCGTCATGCTCGCCCTCTGGGAGCAAGACGGCCCCACCGTCTCCGCACTCGGCGAGCGCCTTTCGCTCGACTCCGGCACCCTCACGCCCCTCCTCAAGCGGCTGGAAGCCAACGGCTACGTAGCCAGGGTGCGCGACGTGGCCGACGAGCGGCGCGTGCACATCACGCTCACCGCCGCCGGCCGCAAGCTCAAGGCCCGTGCAGCCAACGTGCCCGAATGCCTGATGGCCGCCGCGCAGTGCTCGGTGCCCGAGCTGATTTCGCTGACCCAGCAGATCCAGGCCCTGCGCGACCGCATCAAGAAAGCCGCCTGA
- a CDS encoding organic hydroperoxide resistance protein, which produces MTTKLDKVLYTAEAHTVGGRDGAGKSSDGAIDVKLSSPGSGKPGTNPEQLFAVGYAACFIGAMKAVGPKIGVKVPEDVAIDSKVSLGPTNGGAAYGISVQLAITLPGLDAEQKQKLVDTAHQVCPYSNATRGNIDVELTIA; this is translated from the coding sequence ATGACCACCAAACTCGACAAGGTTCTCTACACCGCTGAAGCCCACACCGTCGGCGGCCGCGACGGCGCAGGCAAGTCCAGCGACGGCGCCATCGACGTCAAGCTGAGCTCGCCGGGTTCGGGCAAGCCCGGCACCAACCCCGAGCAGCTGTTCGCGGTCGGCTACGCCGCCTGCTTCATCGGCGCGATGAAGGCGGTTGGCCCGAAGATCGGCGTGAAGGTGCCTGAAGACGTGGCCATCGATTCCAAGGTTTCCCTCGGCCCGACGAACGGCGGCGCGGCCTACGGCATTTCGGTGCAGCTCGCCATCACGCTGCCCGGCCTGGACGCAGAACAAAAGCAGAAGCTGGTCGACACGGCCCACCAGGTCTGCCCGTACTCGAACGCCACCCGCGGCAACATCGACGTTGAACTGACGATCGCCTGA
- a CDS encoding DUF2855 family protein, producing MSTTNLLIRKDELAVSRLHTATDQPLADGQVRVRIDSFALTSNNITYAAFGDAMSYWQFFPSGDEGWGGIPVWGFASVVQSLHPGVAVGERLYGYWPMASSAVLSPERLSPERFADGAPHRAALPAVYNQYFRCNADPLYTAETEDAQALLRPLFITSWLIDDFMADNDFFGAKTMLLSSASSKTAYGTAFQLHQREGIEVIGLTSPANVAFCESLGCYDRVVTYDALDSIAADTPSVYVDFAGNGGLRSALHTRFANLKYSCSIGGTHVEQLSSKGAGKDLPGPRATLFFAPAQIKKRTAEWGADEFGRRMVSAWRSFLATVTDTKKPWLRAEHHHGGEAVQAAYAQVLAGKGDPRTGHILSLYKQPGGL from the coding sequence ATGAGCACCACCAACCTCCTGATCCGCAAGGACGAGCTCGCCGTCTCGCGCCTGCACACCGCCACCGACCAGCCTTTGGCCGACGGCCAGGTTCGCGTTCGCATCGACAGCTTTGCGCTCACGTCCAACAACATCACCTACGCCGCGTTCGGCGATGCAATGAGCTACTGGCAGTTCTTCCCCTCGGGCGACGAAGGCTGGGGCGGCATTCCGGTATGGGGCTTTGCAAGCGTGGTGCAGTCGCTGCACCCGGGCGTGGCGGTGGGCGAGCGGCTCTATGGCTACTGGCCGATGGCGTCCAGCGCGGTGCTGAGCCCCGAGCGGCTGTCGCCGGAGCGCTTTGCCGACGGCGCGCCGCACCGCGCGGCGCTGCCCGCGGTCTACAACCAGTATTTCCGCTGCAACGCCGACCCGCTCTACACCGCCGAGACGGAAGACGCGCAGGCGCTGCTGCGCCCGCTCTTCATCACCTCTTGGCTGATCGACGACTTCATGGCGGACAACGACTTCTTCGGCGCCAAGACCATGCTGCTGTCGAGTGCATCGAGCAAGACGGCGTACGGCACCGCCTTTCAGCTGCACCAGCGCGAAGGCATCGAGGTCATCGGGCTCACCTCGCCCGCCAACGTGGCCTTCTGCGAAAGCCTGGGCTGCTACGACCGCGTGGTGACGTACGACGCGCTTGACAGCATTGCAGCCGACACGCCCAGCGTGTACGTCGACTTTGCCGGCAACGGTGGCCTTCGCAGCGCCCTTCACACGCGCTTCGCCAATCTCAAATACAGCTGCTCGATCGGCGGCACGCATGTGGAGCAGCTCTCGTCCAAGGGCGCCGGCAAAGACCTGCCGGGCCCGCGCGCCACCTTGTTCTTTGCGCCTGCACAAATCAAGAAGCGCACCGCCGAATGGGGCGCCGACGAGTTCGGCCGGCGCATGGTGTCCGCCTGGCGCAGCTTTCTGGCGACCGTGACCGATACAAAAAAGCCGTGGCTGCGCGCCGAGCACCACCACGGCGGCGAGGCCGTGCAGGCGGCCTACGCGCAGGTGCTGGCCGGCAAGGGCGACCCGCGCACCGGCCATATCCTTTCGCTTTACAAACAACCCGGCGGGCTTTGA
- a CDS encoding serine/threonine protein kinase produces MTPSPAAPANTHPYESLTPDVVLDALATLGLHGDGRLTGLNSYENRVYQVYLEDPNPYPAVVVKFYRPERWSEAEILEEHAFSLELAAGEVPAVPPLAFDGTTLHHHAGFAFSVSPYRGGRAPELDDFEVLEWVGRFLARIHTVGSAKPFEARPALDLQTFGIASRDWLLANNKVPLDVQREWEAACNEALDMIGATALAVNAPASDFQPRKLRLHGDVHPGNILWTPTDRPGGGPHFVDLDDARTGFAVQDLWMLLSGDRAQRTSQLSGLLDGYEQFREFDRRELALIEPLRTLRLIHYSAWLARRWEDPIFPINFPWFGSSDYWKGQILVLQEQCEQMAEEPLYA; encoded by the coding sequence ATGACCCCTTCCCCCGCAGCGCCTGCCAACACCCATCCTTACGAGAGCCTCACGCCCGACGTGGTGCTCGACGCGCTCGCAACGCTCGGCCTGCACGGCGACGGCCGGCTCACCGGCCTCAACTCCTATGAAAACCGTGTCTACCAGGTGTACCTGGAAGACCCGAATCCGTATCCGGCGGTCGTCGTCAAGTTCTACCGGCCCGAGCGCTGGAGCGAAGCCGAGATTCTGGAAGAACACGCCTTCTCGCTCGAACTGGCCGCGGGCGAAGTGCCCGCCGTGCCGCCGCTGGCCTTCGACGGCACCACGCTGCACCACCACGCCGGCTTTGCCTTCAGCGTGAGCCCCTACCGCGGCGGGCGCGCGCCCGAGCTCGACGACTTCGAAGTGCTCGAATGGGTCGGCCGGTTTCTTGCGCGCATCCACACCGTGGGCAGCGCCAAGCCCTTCGAGGCGCGCCCGGCGCTCGACCTGCAGACCTTCGGCATTGCCTCTCGAGACTGGCTGCTGGCCAACAACAAGGTGCCGCTCGATGTGCAGCGCGAATGGGAAGCCGCCTGCAACGAGGCGCTGGACATGATCGGCGCCACCGCACTCGCGGTGAATGCGCCGGCCTCCGACTTCCAGCCGCGCAAGCTGCGCCTGCACGGCGACGTGCATCCCGGCAATATCTTGTGGACCCCCACGGACCGGCCCGGCGGCGGCCCGCACTTCGTCGACCTGGACGACGCGCGCACCGGCTTTGCGGTGCAAGACTTGTGGATGCTGCTTTCGGGCGACCGCGCACAGCGCACCTCGCAGCTGTCGGGCCTGCTCGACGGCTACGAGCAGTTCCGCGAATTCGACCGGCGGGAGCTCGCGCTGATCGAACCGCTGCGCACGCTGCGCCTCATTCACTACAGCGCCTGGCTCGCGCGCCGCTGGGAAGACCCGATCTTCCCGATCAACTTTCCGTGGTTCGGCTCCAGCGACTACTGGAAGGGCCAGATCCTCGTGCTGCAGGAGCAGTGCGAACAAATGGCCGAAGAGCCGCTCTACGCCTGA
- a CDS encoding LysR family transcriptional regulator, translated as MELRHLRYFSVLAEELHFGRAARRLSISQPPLSVAIRQLEDSVGARLFERNSKEVRLTHAGEALRISARRLLQQAEEAATEARDVASGSAGRLRIGFVGAMLYRGLPPALRAFQAKHPAVRITLSELNSGVQIAELLHDRLDLGFVHTSRMPPELHHRLLLSEPFVCCLPAGHSLARKRVLAPADLRSQPFVLFSREASPDYHERILSICADAGFLPEVRHEVRHWLAVVSLVSQGMGVALVPQAMRHSALRGAVFRPLDRTVAQSEAYGVWRAGPSNVLVERLLQGVAEAAAQA; from the coding sequence ATGGAACTGCGACACCTGCGCTATTTTTCTGTGCTAGCCGAAGAGCTTCACTTCGGGCGCGCGGCGCGGCGCCTGTCGATTTCGCAGCCGCCGCTCTCGGTCGCCATTCGCCAGCTCGAAGACTCCGTGGGCGCGCGGCTTTTCGAGCGCAACAGCAAGGAGGTGCGGCTCACGCATGCGGGCGAAGCGCTGCGTATTTCGGCGCGGCGCCTGTTGCAGCAGGCCGAAGAGGCGGCCACCGAAGCGCGCGACGTGGCAAGCGGTTCTGCGGGGCGGCTGCGCATCGGCTTTGTGGGCGCCATGCTCTACCGCGGATTGCCGCCGGCGCTGCGGGCATTCCAGGCCAAGCATCCGGCGGTGCGCATCACGCTCAGCGAACTCAATTCCGGCGTGCAGATTGCCGAGCTGCTGCACGACCGGCTCGATCTTGGGTTTGTTCATACGAGCCGCATGCCGCCCGAGCTGCATCACCGCTTGCTGCTGTCCGAGCCCTTTGTGTGCTGCCTGCCCGCGGGGCATTCGCTCGCGCGCAAGAGGGTGCTGGCGCCGGCCGACCTGCGCAGCCAGCCCTTTGTGCTGTTCTCGCGCGAAGCCTCACCCGACTATCACGAGCGCATTCTTTCGATCTGCGCCGATGCGGGTTTCCTGCCCGAGGTGCGGCACGAGGTGCGCCACTGGCTGGCCGTGGTGTCGCTGGTGTCGCAGGGCATGGGCGTGGCGCTGGTGCCGCAGGCCATGCGGCACTCGGCGCTGCGCGGCGCCGTGTTCCGCCCGCTCGACCGTACGGTGGCGCAGTCTGAAGCCTATGGCGTGTGGCGCGCGGGGCCGTCCAACGTGCTGGTGGAGCGGCTCCTGCAAGGCGTGGCGGAAGCCGCCGCTCAGGCGTAG
- a CDS encoding acyl-CoA dehydrogenase family protein, protein MPENAAHAAPQAAHAHPIPDRHGQNLFTADAELHRLLVLYLPDDLRAHMQPHFERLGGLAGGLLDDLAGTADRNPPTLKQRTRTGLDEQKVVKHPAYVEMERLALSEFGLAAMSHRDETLGWKGKMPPLVKYVLTYLFVQAEFGLCCPVSMTDSLTRTLKKFGDAGLVARFLPRLTSLDFDELAQGAMFMTEQAAGSDIAATATMARREADGSWRITGDKWFCSNPDADFAMVLARAEDGAAGMKGVSLFLLPRRLDDGSLNHYRIIRLKDKLGTRSMASGEIRLEGAVAYLVGEEGRGFVQMADMVNNSRLSNGVRAAGLMRRAVAEAEYIASQRRAFRRTLDRMPLMQRQLDKLRVPAEQARTMVCQTALALARSDAGEPDAYALLRILTPLIKFRACRDARKVTGDAMEVRGGCGYIEEWSDPRLVRDAHLGSIWEGTSNIVALDVIRAVKREGSLPVLRSHCEKLLGDAALAPAFAQALGDALARAAALAETAAREGGDVLARQAASALYHCTSAIAMAWEAAHSGSAPRLRWAQLVLLHRVLPRDPLAPDATPADWNSATARSTETIA, encoded by the coding sequence ATGCCTGAAAACGCCGCACACGCCGCGCCGCAAGCCGCGCACGCCCATCCCATTCCCGACCGCCACGGCCAGAACCTGTTCACCGCCGATGCCGAGCTGCACCGGCTGCTCGTGCTGTACCTTCCCGACGACCTGCGTGCCCACATGCAGCCGCACTTCGAGCGCCTGGGCGGCCTCGCGGGTGGCCTGCTCGACGATCTGGCCGGAACAGCCGACCGCAATCCGCCCACGCTGAAGCAGCGCACCCGCACCGGCCTGGACGAGCAGAAGGTCGTCAAGCACCCGGCCTATGTGGAGATGGAACGCCTTGCGCTCAGCGAGTTCGGCCTGGCCGCCATGTCGCACCGCGACGAAACGCTGGGCTGGAAAGGCAAGATGCCGCCGCTGGTCAAGTACGTGCTGACCTATCTTTTCGTGCAGGCCGAGTTCGGCCTGTGCTGCCCGGTCTCGATGACCGATTCGCTCACGCGCACGCTCAAGAAATTCGGCGACGCAGGGCTGGTCGCGCGCTTCCTGCCGCGCCTCACTTCGCTGGACTTCGACGAGCTTGCGCAGGGCGCCATGTTCATGACCGAGCAGGCCGCGGGCTCGGACATTGCCGCCACCGCGACGATGGCGCGGCGAGAGGCCGACGGCAGCTGGCGCATCACCGGCGACAAGTGGTTCTGCTCGAACCCCGATGCCGACTTTGCAATGGTTCTCGCGCGCGCCGAAGACGGCGCGGCGGGCATGAAGGGCGTGTCGCTCTTTCTGCTGCCGCGCCGTCTCGATGACGGCAGCCTCAACCACTACCGCATCATCCGCCTGAAGGACAAGCTGGGTACCCGCTCGATGGCGAGCGGCGAGATCCGGCTCGAAGGCGCGGTCGCCTACCTTGTGGGCGAGGAAGGCCGGGGTTTCGTGCAGATGGCCGACATGGTGAACAACTCGCGCCTGTCGAACGGCGTGCGCGCAGCGGGCCTCATGCGCCGCGCGGTGGCCGAAGCGGAATACATCGCGTCGCAGCGCCGTGCCTTCCGCCGCACGCTCGACCGGATGCCGCTGATGCAACGCCAGCTGGACAAGCTGCGCGTGCCGGCCGAGCAGGCACGCACCATGGTGTGCCAGACGGCGCTTGCGCTCGCGCGCTCCGACGCCGGCGAGCCCGACGCGTATGCACTGCTGCGCATCCTCACGCCGCTCATCAAGTTCCGCGCCTGCCGCGATGCGCGCAAGGTTACGGGCGATGCGATGGAAGTGCGCGGCGGTTGCGGCTACATCGAGGAGTGGAGCGATCCGCGCCTGGTGCGCGATGCCCACCTGGGCTCGATCTGGGAAGGCACCAGCAACATCGTGGCCCTGGACGTGATCCGCGCGGTGAAGCGCGAAGGCTCGCTGCCGGTGCTGCGCTCGCACTGCGAGAAGCTGCTGGGCGACGCAGCGCTCGCGCCGGCTTTTGCGCAGGCGCTGGGCGATGCACTGGCACGCGCCGCAGCGTTGGCCGAAACGGCCGCGCGCGAAGGCGGCGATGTGCTCGCGCGCCAGGCGGCATCGGCGCTTTACCACTGCACCAGCGCCATCGCAATGGCATGGGAAGCCGCGCACAGCGGTTCCGCACCGCGCCTGCGGTGGGCGCAACTCGTGCTGCTGCACCGCGTGCTGCCGCGCGACCCGCTCGCGCCCGACGCAACGCCCGCGGACTGGAACAGCGCCACGGCGCGCAGCACCGAAACCATTGCCTGA
- a CDS encoding Bug family tripartite tricarboxylate transporter substrate binding protein has product MRHLTHFFAAAAACTALLAAAPAAQALGSFPSKPLMLVVPFPPGGPTDAMARTLAAEMKDRLGQPMIVENRAGAGGNIGAEYVARAEADGHTLLFGTSGPLAINASLYRKISYDPVKSFAPVIQVGYLPNILVVNPALPVKSVPELVAYAKANPGKLSYASSGNGASSHLAGVLFNSVAGTDLQHIPYKGTGPALNDLLGNQVSMTFTDILTALPYVKAGKLRALGVATVARSQALPEVPTISEQGYKGYDVSVFFGIVAPAGTPADRVAKLNHAFADVLNSPKVKQMFAAQGLEASADTSPRKLGQFIAAESAKWSEVVKKSGAQLD; this is encoded by the coding sequence TTGCGACACCTCACCCACTTCTTTGCTGCCGCAGCCGCCTGCACCGCACTGCTGGCCGCGGCACCCGCCGCACAAGCCCTGGGCTCCTTCCCTTCCAAGCCGTTGATGCTGGTCGTGCCCTTCCCGCCCGGTGGACCCACAGACGCAATGGCCCGCACGCTGGCGGCGGAGATGAAAGACCGCCTCGGCCAGCCGATGATCGTGGAGAACCGCGCAGGCGCGGGCGGCAACATCGGCGCGGAATACGTTGCGCGCGCCGAGGCCGACGGCCACACGCTGCTGTTCGGCACCTCGGGCCCGCTTGCCATCAACGCAAGCCTCTACCGCAAGATCAGCTACGACCCGGTGAAGAGTTTTGCTCCTGTGATCCAGGTCGGCTACCTGCCCAACATCCTCGTGGTGAACCCTGCCCTGCCGGTAAAGAGCGTGCCTGAACTGGTGGCGTATGCCAAGGCCAACCCGGGCAAGCTGAGCTATGCGTCGTCGGGCAACGGTGCCTCTTCGCACCTGGCGGGCGTGCTGTTCAACTCGGTGGCGGGCACCGACCTGCAGCACATTCCCTACAAGGGAACGGGCCCCGCGCTCAACGATCTGCTGGGCAATCAGGTGAGCATGACCTTCACCGACATTCTTACGGCGCTGCCCTACGTGAAAGCGGGCAAGCTGCGCGCGCTGGGCGTGGCAACGGTGGCGCGCTCGCAGGCGCTGCCCGAGGTGCCGACCATCTCGGAGCAAGGCTACAAGGGCTACGACGTGAGCGTGTTCTTCGGCATCGTGGCGCCGGCCGGCACCCCGGCGGACCGCGTGGCCAAGCTCAACCATGCATTTGCCGATGTGCTGAATTCGCCCAAGGTCAAGCAGATGTTCGCCGCCCAAGGGCTCGAGGCTTCCGCGGACACCTCGCCACGGAAACTCGGCCAGTTCATCGCGGCTGAATCGGCCAAGTGGAGCGAGGTGGTGAAGAAGTCCGGCGCGCAGCTCGATTGA
- a CDS encoding UDP-glucose dehydrogenase family protein: MKVSLFGAGYVGLAFAACLAEAGHEVLCADADATRIEGLRQGRMPLHEPGLEALVAAGQAAGTLRFTTDERAASLHGEILFIVVNTPADAAGEIDLRHVMAVARSIGRHRDRPGLVVCKSTAPVGTAEQVEAVLADELSQRGAAHRIAVAVNPEFLREGSAVRDCRQPDRVVIGAEDPDAVDLLTRLYRPFVQDPKQVLVMDRRSAELTKYAANAMLATRISFMNEMARVAEHAGADIEMVRRGIGADRRIGPGFLQAGAGYGGSCLAKDVRALRHAADRDGYGLRILSAVEAINHEQKGRLFDLMTHHFEGRIANKTIALWGLAFKPDTDDMRDAPSLVLLERLRAAGARVQVHDPAAMPNARAMVGEHGDVRWCDTPEQALEGAHVLALSTEWPVFLCPDFSHIAATLETPAIFDGRNIYDAAEVEAAGIAYYGIGRGRSVLR; this comes from the coding sequence ATGAAGGTGAGCCTTTTCGGCGCCGGCTACGTCGGCCTTGCCTTTGCCGCATGCCTTGCCGAAGCCGGGCACGAGGTGCTCTGCGCCGATGCGGACGCCACCCGCATCGAAGGATTGCGACAGGGCCGCATGCCCCTGCACGAGCCCGGACTGGAGGCGCTGGTGGCAGCGGGCCAGGCTGCGGGCACCCTGCGCTTCACCACCGACGAACGCGCGGCAAGCCTGCATGGAGAGATTCTCTTCATCGTGGTCAACACGCCGGCCGATGCCGCAGGCGAGATCGACCTGCGGCATGTGATGGCCGTGGCGCGCAGCATCGGTCGGCACCGCGATCGACCGGGGCTTGTGGTCTGCAAGTCCACCGCGCCGGTCGGCACGGCGGAACAGGTCGAGGCCGTGCTGGCCGATGAGCTTTCGCAGCGCGGCGCGGCCCATCGCATTGCCGTGGCCGTGAACCCCGAGTTCTTGCGCGAAGGTTCGGCCGTGCGCGATTGCCGCCAGCCCGACCGCGTGGTGATCGGTGCGGAAGACCCGGACGCCGTCGATTTGCTGACCAGGCTCTACCGGCCTTTCGTGCAAGACCCGAAGCAGGTGCTGGTGATGGACCGCCGCTCCGCGGAACTCACCAAGTACGCCGCCAACGCCATGCTTGCAACGCGCATCAGCTTCATGAACGAGATGGCGCGCGTGGCGGAGCATGCGGGGGCCGACATCGAGATGGTGCGCCGCGGCATCGGCGCCGACCGGCGCATCGGTCCCGGCTTTCTGCAAGCCGGTGCCGGCTACGGCGGCTCATGCCTTGCCAAGGACGTGCGGGCATTGCGGCATGCGGCAGACCGCGACGGGTACGGGCTTCGCATCCTGTCGGCCGTGGAAGCCATCAACCATGAGCAGAAGGGCCGGCTTTTCGACCTGATGACGCACCACTTCGAAGGCCGCATCGCCAACAAGACCATTGCGCTGTGGGGCCTTGCCTTCAAGCCCGACACCGACGACATGCGCGATGCGCCCAGCCTTGTGCTGCTGGAGCGCCTGCGGGCGGCCGGGGCGCGTGTGCAGGTGCACGACCCGGCGGCCATGCCGAACGCGCGCGCGATGGTGGGCGAGCACGGCGACGTGCGCTGGTGCGACACGCCGGAACAAGCGCTCGAGGGTGCCCACGTGCTGGCATTGTCGACCGAGTGGCCGGTGTTCCTGTGCCCGGATTTCTCGCACATTGCGGCGACGCTCGAAACCCCGGCGATCTTCGACGGCCGCAACATCTACGACGCGGCCGAGGTCGAGGCCGCGGGCATCGCGTACTACGGTATCGGCCGCGGCCGCTCAGTGCTGCGCTGA
- a CDS encoding glycosyltransferase, which produces MMPHDVAARTALVLETNNLRGGADAEAAASTSLQRLVGLLAKQQLPLTALAQVVITHDGLSAASCDAVTALAGRPVDFVRIDAATGYYDAKNAGFGATDAARCEHVVFADADCLPDDDWLLQMLAPFTRADAPAVVAGRTSYAANVVGTALTTIDFMYFPNADHAGATSNFYANNVAFRRDVFEQHSYQALKGVYRAHCQVLGMRLKAAGVPIHYAAAAHTEHRLPDTRAEALKLRWMRGQDTYSLTPHLLRSYVPAKWQWLAKSGPIGPLCVLFTRLGFSLRALNHQDLPRLSGMRWLAGVALILGFSAIDMLGAFARGIGWHTTGRTNADAQALSYHRPT; this is translated from the coding sequence ATGATGCCCCATGACGTTGCCGCGCGCACCGCGCTGGTCCTGGAGACCAACAACCTGCGCGGCGGCGCGGACGCCGAGGCGGCCGCGAGCACGAGCCTGCAGCGCCTCGTCGGACTGCTGGCAAAGCAGCAATTGCCGCTCACGGCACTCGCGCAAGTGGTCATCACGCACGACGGGCTCAGCGCCGCATCGTGCGATGCCGTCACGGCGCTCGCGGGCCGCCCCGTCGACTTCGTGCGCATCGACGCTGCCACCGGCTACTACGACGCCAAGAACGCCGGCTTCGGCGCCACCGATGCCGCGCGCTGCGAGCACGTGGTGTTCGCCGACGCCGATTGCCTGCCCGACGACGACTGGCTGCTGCAGATGCTCGCGCCGTTCACCCGAGCCGATGCGCCCGCGGTGGTGGCCGGCCGCACAAGCTATGCGGCCAACGTGGTCGGCACCGCGCTCACCACCATCGACTTCATGTACTTTCCCAACGCCGACCACGCGGGAGCCACGAGCAACTTCTACGCGAACAACGTGGCTTTCCGCCGCGATGTGTTCGAACAGCACAGCTACCAGGCGCTAAAAGGCGTGTACCGCGCGCATTGCCAGGTGCTGGGCATGCGCCTGAAGGCGGCCGGCGTGCCCATTCACTACGCGGCCGCGGCCCATACCGAGCACCGCCTGCCCGACACCCGCGCCGAGGCGCTCAAGCTGCGCTGGATGCGCGGGCAAGACACGTATTCGCTCACGCCGCACCTCTTGCGCAGCTACGTGCCCGCCAAATGGCAGTGGCTCGCGAAGAGCGGTCCCATCGGCCCGCTGTGCGTGCTGTTCACGCGGCTCGGCTTCAGCCTGCGCGCGCTCAACCACCAAGATCTGCCACGCCTCTCCGGCATGCGCTGGCTTGCCGGCGTGGCATTGATCCTGGGCTTCTCGGCCATCGACATGCTGGGCGCGTTTGCGCGCGGCATCGGCTGGCACACCACAGGCCGCACCAACGCAGACGCCCAGGCACTCTCCTACCATCGCCCTACATGA